A single genomic interval of Alistipes provencensis harbors:
- the nadC gene encoding carboxylating nicotinate-nucleotide diphosphorylase yields MKPEYKPFVDELIELCIKEDIGDGDHTSLSCIPADEHGRMRLLCKQEGTIAGIEIARLVLRRLDPEMTFEQILHDGDRVVPGDVAFYVSGRLRSLLQAERILLNIMQRMSGVATQTAVYVKKLEGLHTKVLDTRKTTPGMRVLDKMAVKLGGGENHRMGLFDMILLKDNHIDFAGGIRQAITGVREYLAAKGKNLPIECEVRSLEDIDEVFAAGGVDRIMFDNFTPEMTRKAVEKVAGRCETESSGGITLETMRDYAECGVDFISVGALTHQIRSLDMSLKACE; encoded by the coding sequence ATGAAACCCGAATACAAACCTTTCGTAGACGAATTGATCGAACTCTGCATCAAGGAGGACATCGGCGACGGCGACCACACGTCGCTCTCGTGCATCCCCGCCGACGAGCACGGACGCATGCGCCTGCTGTGCAAGCAGGAGGGCACCATCGCCGGCATCGAGATCGCCCGGCTGGTGCTCCGGCGCCTCGATCCCGAGATGACGTTCGAACAGATACTCCATGACGGCGACCGCGTCGTGCCCGGCGACGTAGCATTCTATGTCTCGGGACGCCTGCGTTCGCTGTTGCAGGCCGAGCGCATCCTGCTGAACATCATGCAGCGCATGAGCGGCGTGGCGACCCAGACGGCCGTTTACGTCAAAAAGCTGGAGGGGCTCCACACCAAGGTCCTCGACACCCGCAAGACCACGCCCGGGATGCGCGTGCTGGACAAGATGGCCGTGAAGCTGGGCGGCGGCGAGAACCACCGCATGGGACTCTTCGACATGATTCTGCTGAAAGACAACCACATCGACTTCGCAGGCGGTATCCGCCAAGCGATTACGGGAGTGCGCGAATACCTTGCGGCCAAGGGCAAGAACCTCCCGATCGAATGCGAGGTCCGCTCGCTGGAGGATATCGACGAGGTGTTCGCCGCGGGAGGCGTCGACCGCATCATGTTCGACAACTTCACCCCCGAAATGACCCGCAAGGCGGTCGAGAAAGTCGCCGGGCGCTGCGAAACCGAGTCGAGCGGCGGCATCACGCTCGAAACGATGCGCGACTACGCCGAATGCGGCGTCGACTTCATCTCGGTAGGCGCGCTGACGCACCAGATCCGCTCGCTCGACATGTCGCTGAAAGCCTGCGAATAA
- a CDS encoding TonB-dependent receptor: MHRKLIAIPLLLLAATTAGRTSGEEGPASGTEAADTVIVVDKVQVTAIKQGLVLRSQPVAASIVGSRAIERRHIGALKNLSQTVPNFHVPDYGSRMTSSIYVRGLGARIDQPVIGLNIDNVPVLNKDNFDTELADAERIEVLRGPQSTLYGRNTMGGVVNVYTLSPLSYEGVRLTAEYGSGDSYRFRASSYYKLSPDLGMAVTGYYTHTGGFFENQYTGEKCDWERLGGGRWKTQWRNRKGLRIDNTLSFSVLDQGGYPYAYVGEDIVHDGQTVIRNGEISYNDPCTYRRTTISDGLTVRYDAEKFAVSSITSYQYSDDEMILDQDFLPLSYFTLKQARREHTVTEDVVFRSRDGRRYGWLFGAFGFYRHGTMDAPVHFKRTGIEELILKNANVSPDLVYTMDAEELPLYSDFRMPSYGAALYHESRFTLGRWRLTAGIRADYERTRLRYHSKAGMDYSLSVNGGAPAPIRINIDETNEIAHSYTEILPKFSAMYCFDEVRNLYVSIARGYKAGGFNTQMFSDILQEKIKWQMASGIPYEEPDLMSYEPEYSWNYELGGHFSCVDGAVRGDFAVFWIDVRDQQLTVFPEGTATGRMMTNAGRTRSVGAEAAIQFTPWRSLEINAAYGYTDARFVRYDNGIEDFKDNRIPYAPQHTFSAGAAWTIPTGVRWLGDLVLQAGVRCAGRIWWNEENSLSQPFYALVDASVRFEHKRYSLDIWSRNLSGTNYNVFYFKSIGNEFVQRGRPRTFGITLNINI; this comes from the coding sequence ATGCACCGCAAGCTGATAGCCATACCGCTCCTGCTGCTGGCCGCCACGACCGCAGGCCGCACCTCCGGCGAGGAGGGACCGGCGTCGGGCACGGAAGCGGCCGACACGGTGATCGTGGTGGACAAGGTGCAGGTGACAGCCATCAAACAGGGGCTCGTACTACGGTCGCAGCCCGTTGCGGCATCGATCGTCGGCAGCCGCGCCATCGAACGCCGGCACATCGGAGCGCTGAAAAACCTCTCGCAGACGGTTCCCAATTTCCACGTCCCGGACTACGGTTCGCGCATGACCTCGTCGATCTATGTGCGGGGACTCGGAGCGCGCATTGACCAGCCGGTGATCGGGCTCAACATCGACAACGTACCCGTACTCAACAAGGATAATTTCGACACGGAGCTGGCCGACGCCGAGCGCATCGAGGTGCTGCGGGGTCCCCAGTCGACGCTCTACGGCCGCAACACGATGGGCGGCGTGGTGAACGTCTACACCCTCTCGCCGCTCTCGTACGAAGGGGTGCGGCTGACGGCCGAATACGGCAGCGGGGATTCCTACCGCTTCCGGGCGTCGTCCTACTACAAGCTCTCGCCCGATCTCGGCATGGCCGTGACGGGCTATTACACCCATACGGGCGGCTTTTTCGAAAATCAGTACACGGGCGAAAAGTGCGACTGGGAGCGGCTGGGCGGCGGTCGCTGGAAGACCCAGTGGCGCAACCGCAAGGGGCTCCGCATCGACAACACCCTCTCGTTCTCGGTGCTGGATCAGGGCGGCTACCCCTATGCCTATGTCGGCGAGGACATCGTACACGACGGCCAGACCGTCATCCGCAACGGGGAGATCAGCTACAACGATCCCTGCACATACCGCCGCACGACGATCAGCGACGGTCTCACGGTGCGCTACGACGCCGAAAAATTCGCCGTTTCGTCGATCACCTCCTACCAGTACTCCGACGACGAGATGATCCTCGATCAGGATTTCCTGCCCCTGAGCTATTTCACGCTCAAACAGGCCCGGCGGGAACATACCGTCACCGAGGACGTCGTATTCCGCTCGCGCGACGGACGCCGCTACGGCTGGCTGTTCGGGGCATTCGGATTTTACCGCCACGGGACGATGGACGCCCCGGTGCATTTCAAGCGGACGGGCATCGAGGAGCTGATCCTCAAAAACGCCAACGTCAGCCCCGATCTGGTCTACACGATGGATGCGGAGGAACTGCCGCTTTATTCCGATTTCCGCATGCCCTCGTACGGTGCGGCGCTCTACCACGAATCCCGCTTCACGCTGGGCCGTTGGCGGCTCACGGCCGGCATCCGCGCCGATTACGAGCGCACCCGGCTGCGTTACCACAGCAAGGCCGGCATGGACTACTCCCTGAGTGTCAACGGCGGAGCGCCGGCACCCATCCGGATCAACATCGACGAGACGAACGAGATCGCCCATTCCTACACCGAAATACTCCCGAAATTCTCGGCCATGTACTGCTTCGACGAGGTGCGCAACCTCTACGTCTCCATAGCCCGGGGCTACAAGGCCGGGGGATTCAACACGCAGATGTTCTCGGACATCCTGCAGGAAAAAATCAAATGGCAGATGGCCTCGGGAATCCCCTATGAAGAACCCGACCTGATGTCCTACGAGCCCGAATATAGTTGGAACTACGAGTTGGGCGGACATTTCTCATGCGTGGACGGCGCCGTGCGGGGCGATTTCGCGGTGTTCTGGATCGACGTCCGCGACCAGCAGCTCACGGTATTTCCCGAGGGGACGGCCACGGGCCGCATGATGACCAATGCGGGCCGCACGCGCAGCGTCGGGGCCGAAGCGGCCATCCAGTTCACGCCGTGGCGGTCGCTGGAGATCAACGCCGCCTACGGGTACACCGACGCCCGGTTCGTGCGTTACGACAACGGCATCGAGGATTTCAAGGACAACCGCATTCCCTACGCTCCGCAGCACACCTTTTCGGCCGGAGCGGCATGGACCATCCCGACGGGTGTAAGGTGGCTGGGCGATCTGGTCCTGCAGGCCGGGGTCCGCTGTGCGGGGCGTATCTGGTGGAACGAGGAGAACTCGCTCTCGCAGCCGTTCTACGCCCTCGTGGATGCCTCGGTACGCTTCGAACACAAGCGCTATTCGCTCGACATCTGGAGCCGCAACCTTTCGGGAACGAATTACAACGTATTCTATTTCAAGTCGATCGGCAACGAGTTCGTCCAGCGCGGACGCCCCCGGACTTTCGGCATCACCCTGAATATAAACATCTAA
- a CDS encoding helix-turn-helix transcriptional regulator encodes MQQRPAIAVLTPNILVGAGLRSILEKVIPQAGIELFRDFQDFVEAEPERFIHYFVAAQTFAAHNAYFRARQHKTILLTAGQPHAGMHCIDVQTDEEEFVHALVQMQRSVRRPEHTLPELPQAGQPLSEREAEVLALVARGLINKQIADRLGIGLTTVISHRRNIMEKLGIRSVAGLVVYALAAGYADPDGM; translated from the coding sequence ATGCAGCAGCGCCCCGCCATAGCCGTCCTGACCCCCAACATCCTCGTAGGCGCGGGGCTCCGCTCCATTCTGGAAAAGGTGATCCCGCAGGCCGGCATCGAGCTGTTCCGCGATTTTCAGGATTTCGTCGAAGCGGAGCCGGAGCGGTTCATCCACTATTTCGTGGCGGCGCAGACCTTCGCGGCTCACAACGCCTACTTCCGCGCCCGGCAGCACAAGACCATCCTGCTCACGGCCGGACAGCCGCATGCCGGAATGCACTGCATCGACGTGCAGACCGATGAGGAGGAGTTCGTGCACGCGCTGGTGCAGATGCAGCGCAGCGTCCGCCGTCCGGAACACACCCTGCCGGAGTTGCCGCAGGCCGGGCAGCCGCTCTCGGAGCGTGAAGCCGAAGTGCTGGCGCTCGTCGCCCGGGGGCTCATCAACAAGCAGATCGCCGACCGTCTCGGCATCGGGCTGACGACGGTGATTTCCCATCGCCGCAACATCATGGAGAAACTCGGTATCCGTTCGGTGGCAGGGCTGGTGGTCTATGCACTGGCCGCGGGCTACGCCGACCCGGACGGGATGTAG
- the rlmH gene encoding 23S rRNA (pseudouridine(1915)-N(3))-methyltransferase RlmH, whose protein sequence is MTLELIVIGKTDSKEVAALVELYARRVNFYCKFAVTTLPDVRNTKSLTVKQQRTAEGEAILRQLTDGDYVALLDERGTEFRSVEFALWLQKRMNSGVKRLVMVIGGPYGFSEEVYARADAKLSLSRMTFSHQIVRAIFAEQIYRAFTILNNEPYHHE, encoded by the coding sequence ATGACCCTCGAACTGATCGTCATCGGCAAAACCGATTCGAAGGAGGTCGCCGCGCTGGTGGAGCTGTATGCCCGGCGCGTGAATTTCTACTGCAAATTCGCGGTCACCACCCTGCCCGACGTGCGCAACACCAAGAGTCTGACCGTCAAGCAGCAGCGCACGGCCGAGGGTGAAGCCATCCTGCGCCAGCTCACCGACGGCGACTATGTGGCGCTGCTCGACGAGCGGGGAACGGAGTTCCGCTCGGTGGAGTTCGCGCTGTGGCTGCAAAAACGCATGAACAGCGGCGTGAAGCGCCTCGTGATGGTGATCGGCGGTCCCTACGGATTCTCGGAGGAGGTCTACGCCCGCGCCGACGCCAAGCTGTCGCTCTCGCGCATGACCTTCTCGCACCAGATCGTGCGGGCGATCTTCGCCGAGCAGATCTACCGGGCCTTCACCATCCTCAACAACGAACCCTACCACCACGAATAA
- a CDS encoding S1/P1 nuclease codes for MKKLLILFFFAGLLSSGSAFGWGREGHETIAKIAERNLTKKAKKRIEKYLGGHSIVYYAKWMDEYRHTPEYAFTSAWHVVPVNAELCYEDSMLTPKGNAIYGLEQAVENLKNYRNLPDSAVAVNLKYIIHLVGDMHCPGHVIYTTHNINYNVLFEDKFHKPHKFHIHSVWDNEVITTARIWSVSEWADELDRVRKSEKRAIAAGTPRDWLHDNAVTCEVQFEWAQPDARLGQDFLNQAVPLVEHQIRKAGYRLARMLNELFGS; via the coding sequence ATGAAAAAACTGTTGATCCTCTTCTTCTTCGCAGGTCTCCTCAGCTCCGGAAGTGCTTTCGGATGGGGCCGTGAAGGACATGAGACCATCGCCAAAATCGCCGAACGCAACTTGACGAAGAAGGCCAAAAAGCGCATTGAGAAATACCTCGGAGGCCACTCTATCGTTTATTATGCCAAGTGGATGGACGAATACCGCCACACCCCGGAATATGCCTTCACCTCCGCATGGCATGTAGTGCCGGTCAACGCCGAACTATGTTACGAGGATTCGATGCTTACCCCGAAGGGCAATGCGATTTACGGGCTGGAACAGGCTGTCGAAAACCTGAAAAACTACCGAAATCTCCCCGATTCGGCCGTAGCCGTCAACCTCAAATACATCATCCATCTGGTCGGCGACATGCACTGCCCCGGACACGTCATCTACACGACGCACAACATAAATTACAACGTGTTGTTCGAGGACAAATTCCACAAACCCCACAAATTCCATATCCACAGCGTCTGGGACAATGAGGTCATCACCACCGCACGCATCTGGTCGGTCAGTGAATGGGCCGACGAGCTGGACCGCGTACGGAAATCCGAAAAACGGGCTATTGCAGCAGGCACGCCGCGCGACTGGCTCCACGACAACGCCGTGACATGCGAAGTGCAGTTCGAATGGGCGCAGCCCGATGCACGGCTGGGTCAGGATTTTCTGAATCAAGCCGTGCCACTGGTAGAACACCAGATTCGCAAAGCCGGATACAGGCTCGCCCGTATGCTGAACGAATTATTCGGGTCGTAG
- a CDS encoding glycoside hydrolase family 2 TIM barrel-domain containing protein → MKRTILTAALAACTLAVAAQEERNPVPMTSQGGRIYRTEVVPYDARHDADARNREAGAYWKAFSPEVTVTTEGPLYAILGQEIEIPFAWTDGVVYLHLENPGSAYSLWLNDRQVAEVSDPLTPAEFDLTPYIREGVNNFKLLMRNDNPARQLDAEAPAARMSFENSYLYYQNKRSIADFEIGLVPDSLGRDFGMLDLRIVAQNAFNYDEPVTVGYDIYSPQGKLLEFNMTEITIPGRSTDTVRFSPFIYHTYDNKWEAGSKTPPLYKVMLFTRRNGVYKEYMPLKIGFGKTELVDGRIMRLGKELKLEKARYNAAADRKTALAELRALKAKGKNTVCPDYPQPAWFYELCDELGLYVIDQANINAPEHSGDRTVGGTPSNDPKFAEEYLERVKAMYYRSRNFTCVVAYSLGGPSGNGYNMYKAYQWLKSVEKSRPVIYADADGEWNTDL, encoded by the coding sequence ATGAAACGAACGATACTGACGGCTGCGCTGGCAGCCTGCACGCTTGCAGTTGCGGCCCAAGAGGAGCGAAACCCCGTTCCGATGACCTCTCAGGGAGGCCGCATCTACCGCACGGAGGTCGTACCCTACGACGCACGCCACGACGCCGACGCCCGCAACCGCGAAGCCGGAGCTTACTGGAAGGCTTTCAGTCCCGAAGTGACGGTTACGACCGAAGGTCCCCTTTATGCCATTCTCGGGCAGGAGATCGAAATTCCGTTTGCTTGGACCGACGGCGTGGTCTACCTGCATCTGGAAAATCCCGGCTCGGCCTACTCGCTCTGGCTCAACGACCGTCAGGTGGCCGAGGTCAGCGACCCGCTGACGCCCGCGGAATTCGACCTGACCCCCTATATCCGCGAGGGCGTCAACAACTTCAAACTGCTGATGCGCAACGACAACCCCGCCCGACAGCTCGACGCCGAAGCCCCCGCCGCCCGCATGTCGTTCGAAAACAGCTACCTCTATTACCAGAACAAACGTTCGATCGCCGATTTCGAAATCGGGCTGGTGCCCGACTCGCTGGGACGCGACTTCGGGATGCTGGACCTGCGGATCGTGGCGCAGAATGCGTTCAACTACGACGAGCCCGTCACGGTGGGTTACGACATCTATTCGCCGCAGGGCAAGCTGCTCGAGTTCAACATGACCGAGATCACCATTCCGGGCCGCTCGACCGACACGGTGCGCTTCTCGCCGTTCATCTACCACACCTACGACAACAAATGGGAGGCCGGGAGCAAGACCCCGCCGCTCTACAAGGTGATGCTCTTCACGCGCCGCAACGGCGTCTACAAGGAGTATATGCCCCTGAAGATCGGGTTCGGCAAGACCGAGCTCGTCGACGGACGCATCATGCGGCTGGGCAAGGAGCTCAAGCTGGAAAAGGCCCGCTACAACGCCGCCGCCGACCGCAAGACGGCCCTCGCGGAGCTCAGGGCGCTGAAGGCCAAAGGCAAAAACACGGTCTGCCCGGACTATCCGCAGCCGGCGTGGTTCTATGAACTGTGCGACGAACTGGGGCTCTACGTCATCGATCAGGCGAACATCAACGCCCCGGAGCACAGCGGCGACCGCACGGTCGGGGGAACGCCGTCGAACGACCCGAAATTCGCGGAGGAGTATCTGGAACGCGTGAAGGCGATGTATTACCGTTCGCGCAACTTCACCTGCGTCGTCGCCTACTCGCTGGGCGGTCCCTCGGGCAACGGATACAACATGTACAAGGCCTATCAGTGGTTGAAGTCGGTCGAGAAATCCCGTCCGGTGATCTATGCCGACGCCGACGGGGAGTGGAACACGGATCTGTAA
- the asnS gene encoding asparagine--tRNA ligase — protein MKTQRIAEILKSGVVDTDIVVKGWVRTKRGNKNVAFIALNDGSCVNNIQVVVDLAKISEEVLKPVTTGACIRVDGRLVASPGAGQGVEVQAEKIEIYGTADPESYPLQKKGHSLEFLRDIAYLRPRTNTFGAVLRIRHAMAYAIHEYFNNHGFYYFHTPIITASDCEGAGAMFQVTTLDLNNLPRTEEGAVDYAQDFFGKSCNLTVSGQLEGELGALSLGRIYTFGPTFRAENSNTPRHASEFWMIEPEAAFFELEDNMELAEDFLKYLIRYALEHCAEDLEFMNKMWDKGLLERLHFVLEHDFKRLDYTEGIEILKASGRKFEFPCDWGCDLQSEHERYLVEEHFKRPVILINYPKEIKAFYMKQNDDGKTVRAMDVLFPGIGEIIGGSEREADYTKLHNRVTELGMSERELWWYLDTRRWGSAPHSGFGLGFDRLLLFVTGMTNIRDVQPFPRTPQHADF, from the coding sequence ATGAAAACGCAAAGAATCGCAGAAATTCTGAAGTCGGGCGTCGTGGACACCGACATCGTCGTCAAAGGCTGGGTGCGCACCAAGCGCGGGAACAAGAACGTGGCGTTCATCGCCCTGAACGACGGGTCGTGCGTAAATAATATACAGGTGGTGGTCGATCTGGCGAAAATCTCCGAGGAGGTGCTCAAACCCGTCACCACGGGCGCCTGCATCCGTGTCGACGGCCGTCTGGTCGCATCGCCGGGCGCGGGACAGGGCGTCGAGGTGCAGGCCGAAAAGATCGAGATTTACGGTACGGCCGATCCCGAGAGCTATCCCCTGCAGAAGAAGGGACACTCGCTGGAGTTCCTGCGCGATATCGCCTACCTGCGTCCGCGCACGAACACCTTCGGTGCGGTGCTCCGCATCCGTCACGCCATGGCCTATGCCATCCACGAATATTTCAACAACCACGGTTTCTACTATTTCCATACCCCGATCATCACGGCTTCGGACTGCGAGGGTGCCGGCGCGATGTTTCAGGTGACGACGCTCGACCTGAACAACCTGCCCCGGACCGAGGAGGGGGCGGTCGACTATGCGCAGGACTTCTTCGGCAAGTCGTGCAACCTCACCGTGTCGGGCCAGCTCGAGGGTGAGCTGGGCGCGCTGTCGCTGGGCCGCATCTATACGTTCGGTCCCACGTTCCGTGCCGAAAACTCCAACACCCCGCGCCATGCGTCGGAGTTCTGGATGATCGAGCCCGAAGCGGCGTTCTTCGAGCTGGAGGACAACATGGAGCTGGCCGAGGATTTCTTGAAATACCTGATTCGTTATGCGCTGGAACATTGCGCCGAGGACCTCGAGTTTATGAACAAGATGTGGGACAAGGGCCTGCTGGAGCGTCTGCACTTCGTTTTGGAGCACGACTTCAAGCGCCTCGACTACACCGAGGGCATCGAGATACTGAAGGCTTCGGGTCGCAAGTTCGAATTCCCCTGCGACTGGGGCTGTGATCTCCAGTCGGAGCACGAGCGCTACCTCGTGGAGGAGCATTTCAAGCGTCCGGTCATCCTCATCAACTACCCCAAGGAGATCAAGGCGTTCTACATGAAGCAGAACGACGACGGCAAGACCGTGCGTGCGATGGACGTGCTGTTCCCCGGCATCGGCGAGATCATCGGCGGTTCGGAGCGCGAGGCCGACTACACGAAACTCCACAACCGCGTGACCGAGCTCGGTATGAGCGAGCGCGAACTCTGGTGGTACCTCGACACCCGCCGCTGGGGATCGGCGCCCCACTCGGGCTTCGGGCTGGGCTTCGACCGCCTGCTGCTCTTCGTGACCGGCATGACCAACATCCGCGACGTGCAGCCGTTCCCCCGGACGCCGCAACACGCCGATTTCTAA
- the rpoN gene encoding RNA polymerase factor sigma-54, which translates to MAINQKQVLSLQQKLSPQQIQMIKLLELPAVQLEQRIKQEIEDNIVLEEEERSSEDDEQPQQISVDEYLHDDDTPSYKSRINNFSKDDKQRPVYLTEGRSLQEYLIEQLRYRNLPERDMRLAVYLVGSIDEDGYLRRDLESVADDIAFTVGVETTAGELERLLDIIHELEPAGIGARDLRECLLLQMAQMPINTRPRRLARKILTNYFDEFVKKHYEKLMARLQISEDDFREAIAEIRHLSPKPGNLYAEGGTDTTPYIIPDFILDYQDGRFTLSLNSYNVPEVRVNRRYMEMIREMVGSDGRVRDKDKEAIQFVKSKIDSAKWFISAIKQRHDTLMRTMQTILDYQEEYFKDGDKSKLRPMILKDIADRTGLDVSTISRVVNSKYVQTQFGIILLKSLFSEAMQTDSGEEVSSYEIKNILQECIDEEDKRRPLTDETLMDILNSKGYRIARRTVAKYREMLGIPVARLRKQI; encoded by the coding sequence ATGGCTATTAATCAGAAACAGGTACTTTCGCTTCAGCAGAAGCTCTCTCCGCAGCAGATTCAGATGATCAAGCTGCTGGAGCTGCCCGCCGTGCAGCTCGAGCAGCGCATCAAACAGGAGATCGAGGACAACATCGTTCTGGAAGAAGAGGAACGCTCCTCGGAGGACGACGAACAACCCCAGCAGATCTCCGTCGACGAATACCTGCACGACGACGACACGCCGTCGTACAAGAGCCGCATCAACAACTTCTCGAAGGACGACAAACAGCGCCCGGTCTATCTGACCGAGGGGCGTTCGCTGCAGGAGTATCTGATCGAACAACTGCGCTACCGGAATCTTCCCGAGCGGGACATGCGGCTGGCGGTCTATCTGGTCGGGAGCATCGACGAGGACGGCTACCTGCGCCGCGATCTGGAGTCCGTGGCCGACGACATCGCCTTTACGGTGGGTGTCGAGACCACGGCCGGGGAGCTCGAACGCCTGCTGGACATCATCCACGAACTGGAGCCCGCCGGTATCGGCGCCCGCGACCTGCGGGAATGCCTGCTGTTGCAGATGGCCCAGATGCCGATCAACACCCGCCCGCGGCGGCTGGCCCGCAAGATATTGACCAACTATTTCGACGAGTTCGTCAAGAAGCACTACGAGAAGTTGATGGCGCGGCTGCAAATCTCCGAGGACGATTTCCGCGAGGCGATCGCCGAGATCCGCCACCTGTCGCCCAAGCCCGGCAACCTCTACGCCGAGGGCGGCACGGACACCACGCCCTACATCATCCCGGATTTCATCCTCGATTATCAGGACGGGCGGTTCACCCTCTCGCTGAACTCCTATAACGTCCCCGAGGTGCGCGTCAACCGCCGCTACATGGAGATGATCCGCGAGATGGTGGGTTCGGACGGCCGCGTCCGGGACAAGGACAAGGAGGCGATCCAGTTCGTGAAGAGCAAGATCGACTCGGCGAAGTGGTTCATCTCGGCCATCAAGCAGCGCCACGACACGCTGATGCGCACGATGCAGACCATTCTGGACTATCAGGAGGAGTATTTCAAGGACGGCGACAAGTCGAAGCTCCGGCCGATGATCCTCAAGGACATCGCCGACCGCACGGGGCTCGACGTTTCGACCATCTCGCGCGTGGTGAACAGCAAATATGTGCAGACGCAGTTCGGGATCATCCTCCTGAAATCGCTCTTTTCGGAGGCCATGCAGACCGATTCGGGCGAGGAGGTGTCGAGCTACGAGATCAAGAACATCCTGCAGGAGTGCATCGACGAGGAGGACAAGCGCCGTCCGCTGACCGACGAGACGCTGATGGACATCCTCAATTCGAAGGGCTACCGCATCGCCCGCCGCACCGTGGCCAAATACCGCGAAATGCTCGGGATTCCGGTAGCGCGTTTGAGGAAACAAATATGA